The following proteins come from a genomic window of Peromyscus eremicus chromosome 23, PerEre_H2_v1, whole genome shotgun sequence:
- the LOC131898489 gene encoding large ribosomal subunit protein eL39, with translation MSSHKTFRIKRFLAKKQKQNRPIPQWIRMKTGNKIRYNSKRRHWRRTKLGL, from the coding sequence ATGTCTTCTCACAAGACTTTCAGGATCAAGCGATTCCTGgccaagaaacaaaagcaaaatcgtCCTATTCCTCAGTGGATTCGGATGAAAACTGGTAACAAAATAAGGTACAACTCCAAGAGAAGACACTGGAGGAGAACAAAGCTGGGTCTGTAA